The Lycium barbarum isolate Lr01 chromosome 12, ASM1917538v2, whole genome shotgun sequence genome includes a region encoding these proteins:
- the LOC132621606 gene encoding uncharacterized protein LOC132621606 isoform X4 — MKRSDVHSHAEFRWLLDSCFVDQSSLIFGDEIDLSYYDLYGSLKLVLVNCGKLPANQEALKDAVVEIFNCREEDTPYSSVAAVTVGKEASCCTLIADKFARTSPEILAGQGFGRLLLAGILVDTGNLTNPQTTTKDKYMTTLLINGAGRFGCNGLYEILRYKMHDAADPRAGEVFRKDIKKLSKSDAADPRIGEVLQKDIKKMSKSEVDHRAGEVLEKDTKKLPKSDAAEPGAGEVLRKDNTNLSKLDAADPRAGEVLRKDIKRWSKSAGKPDGTGSRMGTSNIGMSSVGIPIRELLSLQSTSAENIRSFQQLEKLSILLIVSGYYDAVKSFKREILVSAETSELMKSLLHFIYSYANVLPLKALRQSGLAAEMRVFEIEKIVSRKTIEKLLEEFNEITR; from the exons ATGAAGAGGTCGGATGTTCATTCTCATGCTGAGTTCAGATGGCTGCTAGATTCTTGCTTTGTTGATCAATCTTCCTTAATTTTCGGTGATGAG ATTGACCTGTCCTACTATGATTTATATGGGAGTCTTAAACTAGTTTTAGTCAATTGTGGCAAGCTTCCAGCTAATCAGGAG GCATTAAAGGATGCAGTGGTTGAAATCTTCAATTGCAGAGAG GAAGATACACCTTATTCTTCAGTTGCTGCAGTCACTGTTGGGAAG GAGGCATCATGCTGCACACTTATTGCTGACAAATTTGCACGTACCTCACCAGAGATACTGGCCGGTCAAGGGTTTGGTCGACTTCTG CTGGCAGGTATACTCGTGGATACTGGAAATTTGACAAATCCACAAACTACAACAAAGGATAAGTACATGACCACCTTGTTGATAAACGGGGCAGGTCGATTTGGATGTAATGGTCTTTATGAAATTT TGAGGTACAAAATGCATGATGCAGCTGACCCGAGAGCAGGAGAAGTTTTTCGGAAAGATATTAAGAAATTGTCAAAATCGGATGCAGCTGACCCCAGGATAGGAGAAGTTTTACAAAAAGATATTAAGAAAATGTCAAAATCAGAAGTTGACCACCGAGCAGGAGAAGTTTTAGAAAAAGATACCAAAAAATTGCCAAAGTCGGATGCAGCTGAGCCTGGGGCAGGAGAAGTTTTACGAAAAGATAATACAAATTTGTCAAAATTGGATGCAGCTGACCCCAGAGCAGGAGAAGTTTTACGGAAAGATATTAAAAGATGGTCAAAATCGG CAGGGAAACCTGATGGTACAGGATCAAGAATGGGGACTTCAAATATTGGAATGAGTTCAGTCGGAATACCTATAAGAGAGCTCTTATCACTTCAGTCTACTTCAGCTGAAAACATAAGAAGTTTCCAGC AACTAGAGAAACTTAGCATCTTGTTGATCGTTTCAGGGTATTATGATGCAGTGAAGAGCTTCAAG AGGGAGATTCTAGTCTCAGCTGAAACTTCTGAGCTTATGAAAAGCCTGCTCCATTTTATCTACTCCTATGCAAATGTGCTTCCACTCAAAGCTTTGCGTCAATCAG GTCTAGCTGCTGAGATGAGGGTGTTCGAGATTGAAAAAATTGTATCAAGGAAGACGATTGAGAAACTTCTGGAAGAATTCAACGAGATAACAAGATAA
- the LOC132621606 gene encoding uncharacterized protein LOC132621606 isoform X3, with product MLVTEDRKRLVQNYLKMMFIMNDKHSPYSASKSIREPLGRSLSLLNSSPAGSPWSGLKVDLHDVYESVALPAYERSYSVIKKSRTISDIPLPPSAALFYCGNSLQMEVLIGSCQGIHRLNMFLKARRDDISAGVPSRFLHAVIGPDCCDVGSVASTIMYAFYLHEALNDDQLCTVPVINMKRSDVHSHAEFRWLLDSCFVDQSSLIFGDEIDLSYYDLYGSLKLVLVNCGKLPANQEALKDAVVEIFNCREEDTPYSSVAAVTVGKEASCCTLIADKFARTSPEILAGQGFGRLLLAGILVDTGNLTNPQTTTKDKYMTTLLINGAGRFGLRYKMHDAADPRAGEVFRKDIKKLSKSDAADPRIGEVLQKDIKKMSKSEVDHRAGEVLEKDTKKLPKSDAAEPGAGEVLRKDNTNLSKLDAADPRAGEVLRKDIKRWSKSAGKPDGTGSRMGTSNIGMSSVGIPIRELLSLQSTSAENIRSFQQLEKLSILLIVSGYYDAVKSFKREILVSAETSELMKSLLHFIYSYANVLPLKALRQSGLAAEMRVFEIEKIVSRKTIEKLLEEFNEITR from the exons ATGTTGGTAACCGAGGACAGAAAAAGATTAGTGCAAAATTATCTGAAAATGATGTTTATAATGAATGATAAACATTCTCCTTATTCAGCTTCAAAAAGTATTCGTGAACCTCTTGGTCGGTCATTATCCTTGTTGAATTCCTCCCCTGCGGGAAGTCCTTGGTCTGGTTTGAAGGTTGATTTGCATGATGTATATGAGTCAGTGGCTTTGCCTGCCTATGAAAGATCTTATAGTGTGATCAAGAAAAGTAGAACTATCTCCGACATTCCACTACCTCCATCGGCAGCATTGTTCTACTGTGGAAATTCACTGCAGATGGAAGTCCTAATTGGATCATGTCAAGGAATTCACAGGCTGAATATGTTTCTAAAGGCAAGAAGAGATGATATCAGTGCAGGAGTACCATCAAGATTCTTGCATGCAGTGATTGGGCCGGACTGCTGCG ATGTTGGATCTGTTGCTTCAACCATAATGTATGCTTTTTACTTGCATGAAGCATTAAATGATGACCAGTTATGCACCGTGCCTGTCATCAACATGAAGAGGTCGGATGTTCATTCTCATGCTGAGTTCAGATGGCTGCTAGATTCTTGCTTTGTTGATCAATCTTCCTTAATTTTCGGTGATGAG ATTGACCTGTCCTACTATGATTTATATGGGAGTCTTAAACTAGTTTTAGTCAATTGTGGCAAGCTTCCAGCTAATCAGGAG GCATTAAAGGATGCAGTGGTTGAAATCTTCAATTGCAGAGAG GAAGATACACCTTATTCTTCAGTTGCTGCAGTCACTGTTGGGAAG GAGGCATCATGCTGCACACTTATTGCTGACAAATTTGCACGTACCTCACCAGAGATACTGGCCGGTCAAGGGTTTGGTCGACTTCTG CTGGCAGGTATACTCGTGGATACTGGAAATTTGACAAATCCACAAACTACAACAAAGGATAAGTACATGACCACCTTGTTGATAAACGGGGCAGGTCGATTTGGAT TGAGGTACAAAATGCATGATGCAGCTGACCCGAGAGCAGGAGAAGTTTTTCGGAAAGATATTAAGAAATTGTCAAAATCGGATGCAGCTGACCCCAGGATAGGAGAAGTTTTACAAAAAGATATTAAGAAAATGTCAAAATCAGAAGTTGACCACCGAGCAGGAGAAGTTTTAGAAAAAGATACCAAAAAATTGCCAAAGTCGGATGCAGCTGAGCCTGGGGCAGGAGAAGTTTTACGAAAAGATAATACAAATTTGTCAAAATTGGATGCAGCTGACCCCAGAGCAGGAGAAGTTTTACGGAAAGATATTAAAAGATGGTCAAAATCGG CAGGGAAACCTGATGGTACAGGATCAAGAATGGGGACTTCAAATATTGGAATGAGTTCAGTCGGAATACCTATAAGAGAGCTCTTATCACTTCAGTCTACTTCAGCTGAAAACATAAGAAGTTTCCAGC AACTAGAGAAACTTAGCATCTTGTTGATCGTTTCAGGGTATTATGATGCAGTGAAGAGCTTCAAG AGGGAGATTCTAGTCTCAGCTGAAACTTCTGAGCTTATGAAAAGCCTGCTCCATTTTATCTACTCCTATGCAAATGTGCTTCCACTCAAAGCTTTGCGTCAATCAG GTCTAGCTGCTGAGATGAGGGTGTTCGAGATTGAAAAAATTGTATCAAGGAAGACGATTGAGAAACTTCTGGAAGAATTCAACGAGATAACAAGATAA
- the LOC132621606 gene encoding uncharacterized protein LOC132621606 isoform X1, producing MLVTEDRKRLVQNYLKMMFIMNDKHSPYSASKSIREPLGRSLSLLNSSPAGSPWSGLKVDLHDVYESVALPAYERSYSVIKKSRTISDIPLPPSAALFYCGNSLQMEVLIGSCQGIHRLNMFLKARRDDISAGVPSRFLHAVIGPDCCDVGSVASTIMYAFYLHEALNDDQLCTVPVINMKRSDVHSHAEFRWLLDSCFVDQSSLIFGDEIDLSYYDLYGSLKLVLVNCGKLPANQEALKDAVVEIFNCREEDTPYSSVAAVTVGKEASCCTLIADKFARTSPEILAGQGFGRLLLAGILVDTGNLTNPQTTTKDKYMTTLLINGAGRFGCNGLYEILRYKMHDAADPRAGEVFRKDIKKLSKSDAADPRIGEVLQKDIKKMSKSEVDHRAGEVLEKDTKKLPKSDAAEPGAGEVLRKDNTNLSKLDAADPRAGEVLRKDIKRWSKSAGKPDGTGSRMGTSNIGMSSVGIPIRELLSLQSTSAENIRSFQQLEKLSILLIVSGYYDAVKSFKREILVSAETSELMKSLLHFIYSYANVLPLKALRQSGLAAEMRVFEIEKIVSRKTIEKLLEEFNEITR from the exons ATGTTGGTAACCGAGGACAGAAAAAGATTAGTGCAAAATTATCTGAAAATGATGTTTATAATGAATGATAAACATTCTCCTTATTCAGCTTCAAAAAGTATTCGTGAACCTCTTGGTCGGTCATTATCCTTGTTGAATTCCTCCCCTGCGGGAAGTCCTTGGTCTGGTTTGAAGGTTGATTTGCATGATGTATATGAGTCAGTGGCTTTGCCTGCCTATGAAAGATCTTATAGTGTGATCAAGAAAAGTAGAACTATCTCCGACATTCCACTACCTCCATCGGCAGCATTGTTCTACTGTGGAAATTCACTGCAGATGGAAGTCCTAATTGGATCATGTCAAGGAATTCACAGGCTGAATATGTTTCTAAAGGCAAGAAGAGATGATATCAGTGCAGGAGTACCATCAAGATTCTTGCATGCAGTGATTGGGCCGGACTGCTGCG ATGTTGGATCTGTTGCTTCAACCATAATGTATGCTTTTTACTTGCATGAAGCATTAAATGATGACCAGTTATGCACCGTGCCTGTCATCAACATGAAGAGGTCGGATGTTCATTCTCATGCTGAGTTCAGATGGCTGCTAGATTCTTGCTTTGTTGATCAATCTTCCTTAATTTTCGGTGATGAG ATTGACCTGTCCTACTATGATTTATATGGGAGTCTTAAACTAGTTTTAGTCAATTGTGGCAAGCTTCCAGCTAATCAGGAG GCATTAAAGGATGCAGTGGTTGAAATCTTCAATTGCAGAGAG GAAGATACACCTTATTCTTCAGTTGCTGCAGTCACTGTTGGGAAG GAGGCATCATGCTGCACACTTATTGCTGACAAATTTGCACGTACCTCACCAGAGATACTGGCCGGTCAAGGGTTTGGTCGACTTCTG CTGGCAGGTATACTCGTGGATACTGGAAATTTGACAAATCCACAAACTACAACAAAGGATAAGTACATGACCACCTTGTTGATAAACGGGGCAGGTCGATTTGGATGTAATGGTCTTTATGAAATTT TGAGGTACAAAATGCATGATGCAGCTGACCCGAGAGCAGGAGAAGTTTTTCGGAAAGATATTAAGAAATTGTCAAAATCGGATGCAGCTGACCCCAGGATAGGAGAAGTTTTACAAAAAGATATTAAGAAAATGTCAAAATCAGAAGTTGACCACCGAGCAGGAGAAGTTTTAGAAAAAGATACCAAAAAATTGCCAAAGTCGGATGCAGCTGAGCCTGGGGCAGGAGAAGTTTTACGAAAAGATAATACAAATTTGTCAAAATTGGATGCAGCTGACCCCAGAGCAGGAGAAGTTTTACGGAAAGATATTAAAAGATGGTCAAAATCGG CAGGGAAACCTGATGGTACAGGATCAAGAATGGGGACTTCAAATATTGGAATGAGTTCAGTCGGAATACCTATAAGAGAGCTCTTATCACTTCAGTCTACTTCAGCTGAAAACATAAGAAGTTTCCAGC AACTAGAGAAACTTAGCATCTTGTTGATCGTTTCAGGGTATTATGATGCAGTGAAGAGCTTCAAG AGGGAGATTCTAGTCTCAGCTGAAACTTCTGAGCTTATGAAAAGCCTGCTCCATTTTATCTACTCCTATGCAAATGTGCTTCCACTCAAAGCTTTGCGTCAATCAG GTCTAGCTGCTGAGATGAGGGTGTTCGAGATTGAAAAAATTGTATCAAGGAAGACGATTGAGAAACTTCTGGAAGAATTCAACGAGATAACAAGATAA
- the LOC132621609 gene encoding mediator of RNA polymerase II transcription subunit 9 codes for MDHFGGGSWSMIPNIQTHSNPSTPSNQDQLFLQQQQFQQQQFNQPQQLYHQQQQQQQQQQRYQQQMQQQQMQQQQQQQHQHQIQQQQQQQQQQQQQQQQHHQSLASHFHLLQLVENLADTIENGNRDQNSDALVTELKNQFEKCQQLLTSISGSISSRSMTVEGQKRKKAECEQLLNQRRDLVSRYKGSVEEIINSEL; via the exons ATGGACCATTTTGGAGGAGGAAGTTGGTCAATGATCCCCAACATCCAAACTCACAGTAATCCTTCCACACCCTCTAATCAAGACCAATTATTTCTTCAGCAACAGcaatttcaacaacaacagtTCAATCAACCACAACAGCTCtatcaccaacaacaacaacaacagcagcagcagcagcgcTATCAACAACAGATGCAACAACAACAAATgcagcaacagcagcagcagcagcaccagcaccagattcaacaacagcagcaacagcagcagcagcagcagcagcaacaacaacagcacCACCAGTCACTTGCCTCTCACTTCCACCTTCTACAA TTGGTGGAGAATTTAGCTGATACTATTGAAAATGGAAATCGAGATCAGAATTCAGATGCATTG GTAACGGAATTGAAAAACCAGTTCGAGAAGTGCCAACAGCTGTTGACATCAATATCAGGGTCGATTAGCTCAAGGTCTATG ACAGTTGAGGGACAAAAGCGCAAAAAGGCAGAGTGCGAACAACTGCTAAATCAGCGAAG GGATCTTGTTTCGAGGTACAAAGGCTCTGTTGAGGAGATTATTAACTCTGAACTGTAG
- the LOC132621606 gene encoding uncharacterized protein LOC132621606 isoform X2, with amino-acid sequence MLVTEDRKRLVQNYLKMMFIMNDKHSPYSASKSIREPLGRSLSLLNSSPAGSPWSGLKVDLHDVYESVALPAYERSYSVIKKSRTISDIPLPPSAALFYCGNSLQMEVLIGSCQGIHRLNMFLKARRDDISAGVPSRFLHAVIGPDCCDVGSVASTIMYAFYLHEALNDDQLCTVPVINMKRSDVHSHAEFRWLLDSCFVDQSSLIFGDEIDLSYYDLYGSLKLVLVNCGKLPANQEALKDAVVEIFNCREEDTPYSSVAAVTVGKEASCCTLIADKFARTSPEILAGQGFGRLLLAGILVDTGNLTNPQTTTKDKYMTTLLINGAGRFGCNGLYEILRYKMHDAADPRAGEVFRKDIKKLSKSDAADPRIGEVLQKDIKKMSKSEVDHRAGEVLEKDTKKLPKSDAAEPGAGEVLRKDNTNLSKLDAADPRAGEVLRKDIKRWSKSGKPDGTGSRMGTSNIGMSSVGIPIRELLSLQSTSAENIRSFQQLEKLSILLIVSGYYDAVKSFKREILVSAETSELMKSLLHFIYSYANVLPLKALRQSGLAAEMRVFEIEKIVSRKTIEKLLEEFNEITR; translated from the exons ATGTTGGTAACCGAGGACAGAAAAAGATTAGTGCAAAATTATCTGAAAATGATGTTTATAATGAATGATAAACATTCTCCTTATTCAGCTTCAAAAAGTATTCGTGAACCTCTTGGTCGGTCATTATCCTTGTTGAATTCCTCCCCTGCGGGAAGTCCTTGGTCTGGTTTGAAGGTTGATTTGCATGATGTATATGAGTCAGTGGCTTTGCCTGCCTATGAAAGATCTTATAGTGTGATCAAGAAAAGTAGAACTATCTCCGACATTCCACTACCTCCATCGGCAGCATTGTTCTACTGTGGAAATTCACTGCAGATGGAAGTCCTAATTGGATCATGTCAAGGAATTCACAGGCTGAATATGTTTCTAAAGGCAAGAAGAGATGATATCAGTGCAGGAGTACCATCAAGATTCTTGCATGCAGTGATTGGGCCGGACTGCTGCG ATGTTGGATCTGTTGCTTCAACCATAATGTATGCTTTTTACTTGCATGAAGCATTAAATGATGACCAGTTATGCACCGTGCCTGTCATCAACATGAAGAGGTCGGATGTTCATTCTCATGCTGAGTTCAGATGGCTGCTAGATTCTTGCTTTGTTGATCAATCTTCCTTAATTTTCGGTGATGAG ATTGACCTGTCCTACTATGATTTATATGGGAGTCTTAAACTAGTTTTAGTCAATTGTGGCAAGCTTCCAGCTAATCAGGAG GCATTAAAGGATGCAGTGGTTGAAATCTTCAATTGCAGAGAG GAAGATACACCTTATTCTTCAGTTGCTGCAGTCACTGTTGGGAAG GAGGCATCATGCTGCACACTTATTGCTGACAAATTTGCACGTACCTCACCAGAGATACTGGCCGGTCAAGGGTTTGGTCGACTTCTG CTGGCAGGTATACTCGTGGATACTGGAAATTTGACAAATCCACAAACTACAACAAAGGATAAGTACATGACCACCTTGTTGATAAACGGGGCAGGTCGATTTGGATGTAATGGTCTTTATGAAATTT TGAGGTACAAAATGCATGATGCAGCTGACCCGAGAGCAGGAGAAGTTTTTCGGAAAGATATTAAGAAATTGTCAAAATCGGATGCAGCTGACCCCAGGATAGGAGAAGTTTTACAAAAAGATATTAAGAAAATGTCAAAATCAGAAGTTGACCACCGAGCAGGAGAAGTTTTAGAAAAAGATACCAAAAAATTGCCAAAGTCGGATGCAGCTGAGCCTGGGGCAGGAGAAGTTTTACGAAAAGATAATACAAATTTGTCAAAATTGGATGCAGCTGACCCCAGAGCAGGAGAAGTTTTACGGAAAGATATTAAAAGATGGTCAAAATCGG GGAAACCTGATGGTACAGGATCAAGAATGGGGACTTCAAATATTGGAATGAGTTCAGTCGGAATACCTATAAGAGAGCTCTTATCACTTCAGTCTACTTCAGCTGAAAACATAAGAAGTTTCCAGC AACTAGAGAAACTTAGCATCTTGTTGATCGTTTCAGGGTATTATGATGCAGTGAAGAGCTTCAAG AGGGAGATTCTAGTCTCAGCTGAAACTTCTGAGCTTATGAAAAGCCTGCTCCATTTTATCTACTCCTATGCAAATGTGCTTCCACTCAAAGCTTTGCGTCAATCAG GTCTAGCTGCTGAGATGAGGGTGTTCGAGATTGAAAAAATTGTATCAAGGAAGACGATTGAGAAACTTCTGGAAGAATTCAACGAGATAACAAGATAA
- the LOC132622229 gene encoding protein G1-like6 produces MLLDMYSTITSLSENLSPPTPPPPPPSSSPTVSRYELQKRRDWNSFGHYLKNHKPPLILSRCSGANILEFLKYLDQFGKTKVHNCSCPFFGHPQPPAPCTCPLRQAWGSLDSLIGRLRAAFDENGGKTEMNPFGARAVRLYLREVRDTQAKARGIGYEKKKRRNVKRHFEEHEKEGEVIIA; encoded by the coding sequence ATGTTATTAGACATGTATAGTACAATCACTTCACTCTCAGAAAACCTCTCCCCACCCacgccaccaccaccaccaccatcttcATCACCAACAGTAAGCCGATACGAGCTACAAAAACGTCGAGACTGGAACTCATTCGGACATTACTTAAAAAACCACAAACCACCATTAATACTATCAAGGTGCAGTGGAGCCAACATTCTTGAATTCTTAAAGTATTTAGACCAGTTCGGGAAAACTAAGGTTCATAACTGTTCTTGTCCGTTTTTTGGACACCCTCAGCCGCCAGCACCGTGCACGTGTCCGTTGAGACAAGCGTGGGGGAGTCTTGACTCGCTTATTGGTAGGCTACGCGCTGCATTTGACGAGAATGGTGGAAAAACGGAGATGAATCCGTTTGGTGCTAGAGCAGTGAGGTTGTATTTGAGGGAAGTGAGAGACACGCAAGCTAAGGCGAGGGGAATTGGTTatgagaagaagaaaagaaggaatGTTAAGAGGCATTTTGAGGAGCATGAAAAAGAAGGAGAAGTGATTATAGCATGA
- the LOC132621608 gene encoding protein POLAR LOCALIZATION DURING ASYMMETRIC DIVISION AND REDISTRIBUTION-like codes for MGSDDYCSISIITARTCTEIRKRRSETCTTCISPRWIFSRWFERSGKAAEKVNHDEKQLQYGSRNNDNKNKKKKKEHSLKEFDTKSSSPSMALEDPGGDKKADSMNLGIGFGLIYLFNATKNELNKIIEIRREMEILLHNSKMEFQNQARIRNSLSSASKSRAKISHYDSDCVEQCTYSTDIEEESEITCSHDHLLNCKLMERSERNLEMNQLEAELEVELERLHFDVDSEVLLKYPTQRNAEIMDEYSSGVGSLSTGFAEIYNPITKIENCGVPAEELNRRLHELLQTRQEERIKELESALESTMQKLAEKEKEICWWRDTAKVISQHAPSRRSLGKLD; via the exons ATGGGAAGTGATGATTATTGCAGCATATCCATTATCACAGCAAGAACTTGTACAGAAATTAGGAAAAGAAGATCAGAAACGTGTACTACTTGTATATCGCCAAGGTGGATTTTCTCGCGTTGGTTTGAGAGAAGTGGTAAGGCTGCAGAGAAAGTGAATCATGATGAGAAACAGCTTCAATATGGTAGCAGAAACAATGAcaacaagaacaagaagaaaaagaaggagcATTCTCTTAAAGAATTTGATACCAAGTCATCATCACCATCTATGGCACTGGAAGACCCAG GAGGGGACAAGAAAGCGGACTCTATGAACCTAGGCATTGGATTTGGTCTAATTTATCTGTTTAATGCTACCAAAAATGAGCTGAACAAGATTATTGAGATTCGTAGAGAAATGGAAATCCTGCTTCATAATTCCAAGATGGAATTCCAAAACCAAGCAAGAATCAGAAATAGTCTTTCTTCTGCATCAAAATCCAGAGCCAAAATCTCACACTACGATTCAGATTGTGTTGAACAATGTACATACTCAACTGACATTGAAGAAGAATCAGAAATCACTTGCAGCCATGATCACCTTTTGAACTGCAAATTAATGGAAAGAAGTGAAAGGAATTTGGAAATGAACCAACTTGAAGCAGAGCTTGAAGTCGAATTAGAACGTTTGCACTTCGATGTAGATTCAGAAGTTTTATTGAAATATCCAACACAAAGAAATGCAGAG ATTATGGATGAATATAGCTCAGGGGTTGGAAGCCTTAGCACAGGGTTTGCAGAAATCTACAACCCTATAACAAAAATAGAAAACTGTGGAGTTCCTGCTGAAGAAttaaacaggaggctgcatgAGCTTCTACAGACAAGGCAAGAAGAAAGGATCAAAGAACTGGAGTCAGCTTTAGAATCCACCATGCAAAAACTtgcagaaaaagaaaaagagatctGTTGGTGGAGAGATACTGCCAAGGTCATTTCTCAACATGCTCCGAGTCGTCGATCGCTTGGTAAGTTAGATTAA